CAACCCTTGAGTGGGCTCCAGACATGATCGCACGACTGGCGGTTTCCGACATGAACTACAGGTGCGGCGTGGCGTCGCCCTTCCATCGCGCTGATACGCACCGGCCCGGCTTTCTGGGAGCCATTCCGGCCCCGGGATCAGCTCTTTTCGGCCTTGCCGGTCTTTGCCCGGGCCCGGGCGGGCGCGTTCTTCTTCAGCTTCTCGCGATTGTGGGCGATGGCTTTGCGCACCAGCTGCTTCAGCGCGCGCTTGTCGATCTTGTCACCCTCGTGCAGATCAATCGCCCGCCACTTGCCGCCATCCAGCCCGGCGTTGAACAACCCACTGGGATCATCCAGCTGTGCGCCATGCATGAAGGTGATTTTCACCTTGTCCTTGTGTGCATTGGCCACCGCGATCATGCCGTCGCACGACCACACCGGGCTGCCCATCCACTTCCATTCCTCGATGATGGCCTCGTCGGCAGAAAGAATGGTTTCGCGAAGGCTGGCCAGCGTCTTGCCGCGCCAGTCCGCGATGCCGGCGATCAGCTGATCGATGCGCTCGGATGGATTCATCAGATGGACACTCCCTGCTCGATGCAACCTTGTGCGGAACTCGCTGCAGGCGTCGGTGGATGGCCATCGACAGAACGCCCTCGTGCGAGAATCCCCACCCCTGGCGACACCATAAACGCAGCCACCGGCCATGGCACGTGCCATCCGACCTGCCCGTCACGAGATGTCGCCGCCCCTTGGAGAGGCACGCATGACCACGTTGTTGCTGATCCGGCACGGAGAAGTGATAGGCATCCAGCCACCCACCTTCCGCGGCCGGCTGGACCTTGCCCTGACCGACAACGGCAAGCGCCAGATCGCCCTTACGCGCGACCACCTGAGCCGTCACGAAAAGCTCGATGCGATCTACTGCAGCCCGTTGTCACGCTGCGTCATCACAGCCAACACCATCGGCTCGGCCTTCGGCCTGCAGGGCACCGCGCATGCCGGCCTTATCGACATCGACTACGGCAGCTGGAGCAGCCTGCCGGTGAGCGAGGTGGAGCAGCGCTGGCCGCACGAAGCCAGCCTCTGGCAAACCGCGCCGCACCGCTTCCGCATCCCTGGTGGCGAATCCCTGCAGGAAGTGGCCGCCCGGGCCACGGACGCGCTTGCCGACATCCAGCAGGCCCATCCGCAGCAGCGCGTCGCGGTCGTCACGCACGACAGCGTCATCCGCGTGCTGCTCTGCCATTTCGCCGGATTGCCGCTGTCGAGCTACTGGCTCTTCCAGCCATCGCCGTGCGGCATCACCACCATCAAGGCGGGCGACACGGTGGCCATTCCTTCCATCAACAGCGCCCAGCACCTGCTGCTTGCCTGAGGGCGACCAGGGTCACTCCTCGCCCAACATGCCCTGCACGCCGAGCAGGCCCTTGACGGCCTTCTCGGCGGTATCGCGCATGGCGTTCGCCAGATGAAGCGTGTTGCGTGGCGTCATGTCGTGGTGCTGCAGCAGTTCGCTCAACTCGTGCAGCGTGTCGAGATCCACCATGCAATGCCGCAAAACGGACATCGCCAGTGGCGACCGTGCCACCGACTCACCGGCAAGCGCGCGCTGTAGCGCCACCACGGCCTGCCTCGCGCCGTCGGCCATCGACGCGGCCAGAGCAAGTGGCAAGGCACCATCCTCCGCGGCCCGGCGGGCGAACGCGAGAAAAGCCCTTGCTGCGCGCAACGCCTGTGCAACGGCCGCTTCCAGATCAACCTGCATGTACCGCTCCACCACCTCATGTCGTGGAGCCAATCTAGGAAAGCGATACGAATAAAGGCTCACGCTTCCTCACCCGATGGTGAGGTTCGTTAGGTACGTGTCGGCCTTGTGAATCAGGAAGGCCCCGCATCGCTGCAGGGCCTTCGTACGTGCCACGATCACCCGATGCCTTCACCACACAGGTGGTAGCAACACCGCGTTGCTTGCCTTGGCATCACCACTACGCACTCATCGTCGTGGGCAATCCATGAGTGCGCAAAGCGACTCAGTGGCCCTTGCCGTTGGTCTTGGCCAGGCCCTTGCCCTTGGACTTGTCGCGCGACACATCGCGCACGGCCGGGCCAACCTTTTCATCGGCCGCCTTGGCGCTTTTTGCTTCCGCTGACACGGCATCGCCGTGTGCATCGTGATTCATCGACATGCTGGCAGGCGCGCCACCGCCACCATGACCGTGCTGCGCGGCCGCCGCCATCGGCATGGCAAAAAGCGAAGCAATCAGCGCGAGGGGAATAAGGTTACGCATGACAAGGCTCCTGAACGCATGAAGAGAACCGTCGCGCCGGTGGCGAGGGCGGTGCAGGAAACATGGCACAGCGCCCCATACCTCCGATGAATATGGCAGGCCGCCGGCGTGGGTAACGCATCGTCATTCAGCGCGTTGTTCTGTTGCGTCAGCCCACTGAAAGATCGCAACGCATAGGGAGACAAGCTGGTGTCAGGTTCGCCGTAGCAAGGGCGCCTTTAACCACGTCAGCGTGATGAAAGAGCAGCAACGACGTCATGCATGCGCGGCACGGAGCGCCGCCCATGCATTGATGGGCTGGGCTCCCTGTTCGCCTTTGCCAGCGCCGCGTCGAAGGGCCTGCTATAGAACCCCGTAGCCCGGATGAAGCCATCGGCGGAATCCGGGAGCGCCTCACGCTCCACGCTGCGCGAGGCACGAACCGCACCATCGTCCGGCCGGAGTTGCATGGCGCTTTCGCTTCGTTGCCCCGGATTCTCGCTACGCTTCATCCGGGCTACGTGCTGACCGGACCATCACGCATCACTGAAACGAGTGTGGTCATGCTCGGGCGATCGCACGAACATCCCGTCAGAACACGTTGTTCAATCCCCGCGAGAACCCATCACCATGACGACCATGCGCACCATTGGAAGCAGCCACGGCGTAACCATCCAGGTCGCCGCCTGGGACGGGGTTGCCGCGCAGGCCGAGCTCTCCTGCGCCTGCATGTTCACGCATGAGGTATCGAGCGACGGCCCGCAGGGCGGCCTGAAGCATCTGGACGATGCACTGGGTTCCCGCCTGGTGACCATGCGTCGCGAAGGTAGCTTTACCGCAACGCGAGGCTCGTCGCTGTTGATCGACCATCCGCCCGCGAACATCAGCGCATCGGCCGTGCTGGTGCTGGGTCTGGGCTCGCCGGACGACTGGACGCCCGCCGTGATGGGTGACGCCGTGGCACAGGCCTACCTCATCGCCTCGCAACGCGGCTTTGCCAGCGTGGCGTTCGCACCCAGCATGCTGGATGCAGGACTGGACCCCGGCCGCACTGGCGACGTGCCTGACCGCATGATGGAAGCGCTGGTGAACGCGATTGATGCGGGCGCCCGGACGGACCACCACGCACAGGCCACCAAGGCCAGCGTGCGCACCTGGGTCTTTGACGTGGGCGCAGCGCGTTTCGATGCGGTGTACCAGCGATTCCTCGACGCACTGACCCGCGCCACCGGCAACGCATAAACAGCGTCACACGCCCTGTCCGGCGCGGCACCCCAGTCCCGCGCCCACTGCCTATCGAAGTGATGCCCGACGAGGTATCACCGATAAAACCCTACAGCTCGCCACAACGGGCTTTGCTAGCTTGACCGGACCGCTCGCGGGCGTCTTCGGACGAGGTTGCGGGCGGTCACGGCAGCAATGTCGTGAGTCGCGGGCCGCCGGTGCTACCAACACCGACGACCCGCTAACCATCACCAACTAATTGGAGTTGATCATGGCTAACGTCGATCATACGGCACGCCTGTGCCCAGCCCTTCCAGTGGGCCACGCCTCACGCGCTTCGCCCGCCGCCGACCCTCCGGCGGCCTACCACACGTCGCCATCGCTTCGGTTGTCCACGTTGGATGACGTGGCGTTTGCGCTGCGCGCGCTCACGCTGCTTTGCCAGGAAGACGAGCGGTTACGCCACACGGTACGGCACCCTGATGTGCCGCCGCTGCGGCCGTTGGCCACTTACTACCGGCAGGGCATCACCGTGGCCATGCAGTGTCTGGCGCAGTACGCCCGGCAGCTCGGTAGCGGGCAGGTGACGAGCGCGTAAGCGAACCGGAATGATCGAGCCTTGTGGCGTGCTGCCTCCTTGACGGCACGCCACACCCGGCCATCCCGGACGCTCCAACCAGGCTTTTGCCTACACGGATTCCCTCAACGGCATCCGCTGGTTTCGTGCACCCGAAGAAAGGCAGCTTATGCGCCCCCAGTCGCCACACACCCTGGTTCCGATTCGCCCTGGCTTGCCCATCGACACCATGACCTGCGTGCGCCCACCCCGCCCGGTGCCACTCGATGAGCACACGCTGCCCGATGGCGTGAGCGCCGATGAGCAGGCACGCCGCTGCGGCATTGCTACGCGCGACCTGCGCCGCATCCTGAGTGGCGCGCCGATGTCGGTCGAAGAAGCCACTCGCCTGGCGGGCGCGATACAACGCGGCGCGTTGTACTGGCTGGCGCTGCAGGTTTGCCACGACCTTGAACGGCTGATGCGCGAGACCGCCACGGGAACCCACCCCGGGCAGCAGGAATGAAGCCGATGGCGTGGTCCGGGGACGCAACGCCCGCGCCGCCCTACTTATCCGGCACTGCGTGCTCGTAAAAGGCATCAATCGGGTCATCCAGAATGGCGAACATCGCCGACAGGTGACCCGGATCGGGCGCCAGCCACGCATCCACATGTTCGGGCTTGAGCGCGATGATGCAGCGATCGTGCCCTGCATCCTGCACTTCCGGTGGCGGATCCCGCGTAATCACGGCAAACGAATAGAAACCCTCCTCGCCCTCCGCCGGCTCCACATGGCGCCACAGGCAGGCCAGCAACATCTCCTGCTTCGGCTCCGGCTCGAAGCGCACCTCCACGGCAATATCGCGCTCGCCCGGCACCAGCTCGCGATGCTGCAGCCGATGCAACGACACGCTCTCGTAGAACCGCCGCGCCACGATTACGCCGTGGTTGTAGCCAAACAGCTTCTTCCACACGCTGTGCAGCTTGTCCTTGCGCGCGTTGTACGTTCCCGGCTTCTCCAGCTCGTCAGCCTTCGTCCAGCCCGGCAGGCGACAGCGGTAACGTGCCGGCACGATCATGCGCGCACCGGTAGCGGGGTCGCGTATCAGCAACGGCGCAAACTGGCCGGGCCAAAGGCGGCCATAGCCATCACTTTTCGCCTGCGACTGAACTTCTTCCAGCCGCTCGCGCGCCGCGGCAATTTTGTTGGTGGCCACGCGCTTGTCGGTCTCGGCCTTCTTCGTGGGCTTGGGCGACGCCAGCACCGCCTCCGCCTTCACCAGGCGCTCCGTCTGCGCGGCCAGCTCCTCTTCGATCACCAGCGTGGCGGAGCGGTAGGCTTCCAGCATCGCCTGCCTCACCGCCTCCTCACCTTCGTTGCGAGGATGCTCGAACGGCTCGCGCATGGCCTTGGGCACGACCTTGAACAGGTCGCCGGTAAAACGGCGCGCCTCCAGCATCTTGGCAAACGCATGGATATCCAGCGTGCCACCCATGCGCTCGTAAAGACGAAAATCTTCCCAAACCTCGGCGGAGTAGCACACAGCCCCTCCTAAGGAGACGGCGCCCCGTGAAAAGCCAGCATACTCTCCAGCTTGTCGGCCACCCAGTCATGCTCCTGGCCGGCACTTTCCAGCAGCGTATCCGCCTCCCCGGCAAACGCCGGCCAGAAATCGCCAGGCTCGGGAAACTGCTCCAGCAGGTCAGGAAGATGGCCCTCGATGCGGTTCAGGGCCTTTTGGAGAGCGGCGCGCGTGGTCATGTGCGCACCTTAGGGAGAGGGGGTCTCAGCGGCTGAGATTGTCGTGGAGCGCCACGCCGTGCGCGGCTGGCCCTGCATGTGATCAGGGGGCGGGCACGCAAACGGGGTCGGATTCACACCCGGGCAGGCATGTGAACCCAGCCCCGTCAGGCCGGTGTCGACCTTGGCTCCAGCGTTACTTGTCTTCCGAAATCGTCAGGCCACCGACGCTCACGCCCAGATCGATGCCCTGCCCCGCACCGGACAGCGCCAGGGAGACCTCGCCCTTGGTGAGCACTTGTGCGGTGCCGGACTTCACGGCACCCGCACTGGCATCCGCCTGCGCGTAGGTGCCCAGCACATCGCTGATCTTGTGCAGGTCACTGAAATTGCCGATGCCATCGTCGATGCGGGACTTGCCGGCCGTCAGTCCACCACCATGACTTTCAAGCTTGACCTTCATGGTTTGACCGTCTTTGCAGGTAACCACGCCCTTGCCGCTGGTGTGCTTGTAGATCACCGACCAGCCGGACAGGCTGAATCTCATGGTGCACTCCAGGTTCGCGGCACTGGCCATCTGGGAGACGGCTAGTGCACACAGCACGATGGACGTCTGAACGAACAGTCGACCTTTCATGGGATGACTCCGTGACTGAGGGTGAAAGTTCTGGCTATCAAGCGGATGCTGCCTGATCTGATACCTACCCTGACGACGATGACCGGTAGCAGGACCATCGGTTTTCCACGCGACCATGCGAACGCGGTGAATTATCGTCCCGCAAAGGCGCGCCCCGGCAAACCGTAGTTCTACGGAGAGCAGCGCTCACCCCATCCCTGGGTGCGGCACCTGGCCGAAGAGTTCGCGTCGGGTTGCGGGCTCAAACGGCCAGCGCGACGGCGACGCGCGGCCTCCCGGGCTCCACCCGAGGGGCCCGATCTGCCTGGGCCGCCCATCAGGGAGGCCTGTTTGACCTTTCGCCTGGAGGACCCCCTCCGGCGTCGACCACCACGCCCACCCTCAGAACGAAAAGGCCCGGCGAGCCATCGCCGGGCCTTTTGTTGGGGGCTGCCGAGATGTCCGCGACCGGAAGGTGGACCTTGCCCCCATTCCGTCAGCCCTCCGGGATCAACACGCCACGCCACCATCCACCGGCAGCGTTTGCGTCGAACCCTTATAGGTAATCGTCAAGGTGCCATGCAGCTCGGTACTGTCGGCGTTCTCGTTGGTTTCGCCCGCCTCGACCGTCTCAACGATACGCAGCGTATGCGCGGCGTCTTCATACAAGGTGATACTGCTCGTGTCATCGGTGTTGGTCTGCACCATGACCACGCGAATCAGTTTGCCATCGATGCGCATGAAGCCCACGCCATCCTTGTCGGCGTCGGCTTCACGGAAGACATCCCCGGGCTGCGACGCTGAATCCTTTCGCCTCAGGCTGGTGCTGCAACCCTGCAGTTCGGCATCACCATCATTCAACCCCAGCACACCGACCACGAACGAGGCACCGGGCGCCGGGCTGGATGCGGCACTTGACGCCGCCACGGGTGCCTTTTGTGCGGCAGCCGATGCGGCAGACGCCGGTGGCGTAGACGTCTTTGCCTGCTCGCTGGTTGCCGGCTGCTCATGACAGGCCACGAGGAAGCCCGCAGCAGCGCACAGCAGCAAGGCCAGCTTATTCTTCTTATCCATGAAGTAACTCAGTCGTGTTGGAGGGATGGAACCATGGTGAAGGCATGGATCGTCGGAGCGCTTTTGGACAAAAGCCCCCATGCCGGGATGTGGATTCTACTCAGACAGCATTCGATCTATCGCCAGGGCGCAGCCAGAGGCTGATAGCCGCCACGGCGAGCAAAAGAACAAAGATCCCCAGGAAGATCTTGCCAAGCAAGCTCGTAAGAGCGGCGGATTGCTGCCCATGATCGAGACGAAAAACCTCATCATTGAAGTTCAGTGCCGAGACTTCGGGATGACCCACTTCGTAAGCAATGGGAACCTGCTTGTTGGTGCGCGCGCAGGCGACCCTGGGGTCACTGGAGCGACCACCTGGATCTGCGAGGAATCCATCTCATCGCTTCGGGTCGAAAGCGGTCCTTCGAGTACACCCCCGGAAATAAGTGATGGCCAACAAAACCTAACCGCTAAGTGTGCGCAACTCACCCGACAGGAGTCCCTTCAAGGTTCGAACAAAAAGCCCAACGATGGAAAGGCTGGCAACCGCAAGAAGAAAAATGGCGACACCATGGGTGAATGGACTCGGATTCACTCCAGCAAATTTGATGGCGCAAATGGCCGACGCAGCAAGCGGGAAGCTGACAGCCCACCAGGAAACGCGGAAGGGACAACACCGGGCGAGATAACGCATCTGCCCGATGAGAACGGCCAGAAGAAATAGCGATATCAGGTAGAGCGCCTCGGCAAATACATCCTGACTACGCGTTACCGTAAGGTACGTGGAATACCCAACAGAAAATGGCGCGACCAGGATCATCAGGGATGGCCGAAGGCCCTCGGGAATGGGGTCCTGAAACAGAAGTCGCGAAAATATGAGCGTAAAGAGGGGCACGGCAAAGAACAGACCCACCGCCATTGCAAACACCCCTAAGCGGGTATCTGCGTTCAGACCAAGCGCAGGCATGGCTAACGGGATATCCAGCAGCCCCACCACCGGCACAATCCAGGCGGGCGTGGCGTGAGCCATTTGCTGTCGCTCACTCATCCATCGACTAACGATAAGCCACGCAAAAAGTGTCATCCCGCAGGCCCCGATCACCCAAAGGCCAAGCGCAAGTTGCGGGCTGAACTGGACCGACACCAGCGGGAGTAAAAGCAGGCTGATCCACACTGCCCCGAAGAGACTTCCAGCGATCGGGTGCTGGAATTCACTCTTTACTGCCTGCCAGGCCGTCATGCATTTCCAGGCGTAGGCGAGCGCCAAGGCCGCGAACACCACCATCGCGCACACGCCGATGACATCGGCAACTTCTGCCGGCATGCCATACAAGCGCGCGGCCAGGCGCCATGCCACGGAAAGCCCGATCAAACCCATTACTGACCCAAAGAGCCCCACGGGCAAGTAGTCAAGCAGCGGTCGCCTGAGCGTGGCCTCTT
The nucleotide sequence above comes from Dyella telluris. Encoded proteins:
- a CDS encoding SOS response-associated peptidase family protein: MCYSAEVWEDFRLYERMGGTLDIHAFAKMLEARRFTGDLFKVVPKAMREPFEHPRNEGEEAVRQAMLEAYRSATLVIEEELAAQTERLVKAEAVLASPKPTKKAETDKRVATNKIAAARERLEEVQSQAKSDGYGRLWPGQFAPLLIRDPATGARMIVPARYRCRLPGWTKADELEKPGTYNARKDKLHSVWKKLFGYNHGVIVARRFYESVSLHRLQHRELVPGERDIAVEVRFEPEPKQEMLLACLWRHVEPAEGEEGFYSFAVITRDPPPEVQDAGHDRCIIALKPEHVDAWLAPDPGHLSAMFAILDDPIDAFYEHAVPDK
- a CDS encoding DUF1801 domain-containing protein, translated to MNPSERIDQLIAGIADWRGKTLASLRETILSADEAIIEEWKWMGSPVWSCDGMIAVANAHKDKVKITFMHGAQLDDPSGLFNAGLDGGKWRAIDLHEGDKIDKRALKQLVRKAIAHNREKLKKNAPARARAKTGKAEKS
- a CDS encoding histidine phosphatase family protein, yielding MTTLLLIRHGEVIGIQPPTFRGRLDLALTDNGKRQIALTRDHLSRHEKLDAIYCSPLSRCVITANTIGSAFGLQGTAHAGLIDIDYGSWSSLPVSEVEQRWPHEASLWQTAPHRFRIPGGESLQEVAARATDALADIQQAHPQQRVAVVTHDSVIRVLLCHFAGLPLSSYWLFQPSPCGITTIKAGDTVAIPSINSAQHLLLA
- a CDS encoding M17 family peptidase N-terminal domain-containing protein, which codes for MTTMRTIGSSHGVTIQVAAWDGVAAQAELSCACMFTHEVSSDGPQGGLKHLDDALGSRLVTMRREGSFTATRGSSLLIDHPPANISASAVLVLGLGSPDDWTPAVMGDAVAQAYLIASQRGFASVAFAPSMLDAGLDPGRTGDVPDRMMEALVNAIDAGARTDHHAQATKASVRTWVFDVGAARFDAVYQRFLDALTRATGNA
- a CDS encoding helix-turn-helix transcriptional regulator — translated: MRPPRPVPLDEHTLPDGVSADEQARRCGIATRDLRRILSGAPMSVEEATRLAGAIQRGALYWLALQVCHDLERLMRETATGTHPGQQE
- a CDS encoding SLAC1 anion channel family protein, with translation MNAMLQEEATLRRPLLDYLPVGLFGSVMGLIGLSVAWRLAARLYGMPAEVADVIGVCAMVVFAALALAYAWKCMTAWQAVKSEFQHPIAGSLFGAVWISLLLLPLVSVQFSPQLALGLWVIGACGMTLFAWLIVSRWMSERQQMAHATPAWIVPVVGLLDIPLAMPALGLNADTRLGVFAMAVGLFFAVPLFTLIFSRLLFQDPIPEGLRPSLMILVAPFSVGYSTYLTVTRSQDVFAEALYLISLFLLAVLIGQMRYLARCCPFRVSWWAVSFPLAASAICAIKFAGVNPSPFTHGVAIFLLAVASLSIVGLFVRTLKGLLSGELRTLSG